The Comamonas piscis region GTGTTTATGAGTCAAAGCATATTGAAGGTGGAAGGCCTGTGCATGCGCTTTGGCGGCTTGCTGGCCGTCGACCAGGTCGCGCTCGATGTCAAGCCGCAAGAGGTGTTTGCCATCATCGGCCCCAATGGCGCGGGCAAGACCACGGTGTTCAATTGCATCAGCGGCTTCTACAAGCCCACGTCCGGCACAGTGTCGCTGGATGGGCAATCGATTGCCGGGCTGGCCAGCCACCAGGTCGCCAACCACGGCGTGGTGCGCACCTTCCAGAACGTGCGCCTGTTCAAGGGCATGACGGTGCTGGAAAACCTGTTGGTGGCACAGCACCAGCAGACCAAGCGCAACTTGCTGTCGGGCCTGTTCAAGACCAAGGCCTACCGCCAGGCGGAGGAACAAGCCCAGGAGCGGGCCGTTCATTGGCTCGATGTCATGGGGCTGCGCGCCTTCAGCAACCGCGAGGCGGGCAACCTGGCCTATGGCCACCAGCGCCGGCTGGAGATCGCGCGCTGCATGATCACCAAGCCCAAGCTGCTGATGCTTGACGAGCCCGCTGCTGGCCTCAACCCGCAAGAGAAGGTGGAGCTGCAGCACCTCATCGACCGCTTGCGCCGGGAGTACGGCGTGACCGTGCTGCTGATCGAGCACGACATGAGTCTGGTGATGGGGGTGTCCGAGCGCATCCTGGTGATGGAGTATGGCAAGCCGATTGCACTGGGTGTGCCGGAGGTCATTCGCAATGACGAACGCGTGATCAAGGCGTACCTGGGAGAGTCCTGATGCAGCCGATGTTGGAAATCAAGAATATCAGCACGCATTACGGTGCGATTTGTGCGGTCAACGATGTGAGCCTGCATGTCAACCACGGAGAGATCGTCTCGCTGATCGGCAGCAATGGCGCTGGCAAGACCACCTTGCTGATGAGCGTCTGCGGCAACCCCTGCGCGACCACGGGTTCGATCAAGTTCGAGGGCGAAGAGCTGGTAGGCCAATCCTCGCACCTGATCATGCGCAAAGGCATCTCCATCTCGCCCGAAGGTCGGCGGGTCTTCAAGGACCTGACGGTCATGGAGAACCTGCAGATGGGTGCGTTCTTTTTGAACAAGCAGGAGATTGCGCAGGGCATTGACTATGTCTACGGCCTCTTTCCCCGCCTCAAGGAGCGTGCCGATCAACGTGCCGGCACCATGTCGGGCGGCGAGCAGCAGATGCTGGCCATTGGCCGGGCGCTGATGAGCAAGCCGCGCCTGCTGCTGCTCGATGAGCCTACCTTGGGCCTGGCGCCGCTGATCATTGCGCAGATCTTCGAGATCATCAAAGCCGTGCGTGAGCAAGGCGTGACCGTGTTCCTGGTGGAGCAAAACGCCAACCAGGCGCTGCAAATTGCCGACCGCGGCTATGTGCTGGAGACCGGCAAGGTCACGTTGGAAGACACGGGCGTCAACCTGCTGCGCAACCAAGACATCCGCAAGGCCTACTTGGGCGGTTGATCCGCGCAACGGCCGAGCGGGGCACACAAGGCAAAGCCGCTCCCAGTAGGGAGCGGCTTTTTCGTGGGCGCTGTGTCAGGCCGTCAGGCGGGCTGGTAATAGGCCTGGATAAGGCGGCAGGCCTCGTGCACATCATCGGTGATGTTGAACAGCTTGACGTTCTCGGGCGAGATGGTGCCGTACTCGATCATCACGTCGAAATTGAGCATGCGCGTCCAGTAATCAACGCCAAACAGCACGATCGGCACGCTCTTGGCCTTGTGGGTCTGTACCAAGGTAAGCACTTCAAAAAGCTCATCCATGGTGCCAAAGCCGCCCGGGAACACCACCAAGGCCTTGGCGCGCATCATCAGGTGCATCTTGCGCAGCGCAAAGTAGTGGAACTTGAAGCACAGCTCGGGGGTGATGTAGCGGTTGCCCGATTGCTCGTGCGGCAAGGTGATGTTCATGCCGACATTGGGTGCATGCTCTTCGGAAGCCCCGCGGTTGGCGGCCTCCATGATGCCGGGGCCGCCGCCGGTGCAGATGTAGAGGCGGTCTTCGAGTTTCTGGGTTTCGCTGAACTTGGCGACCAGGCGCGCAAAACGGCGGGCTGCATCGTAGTAGCGGCTGGTGGCCACTGCGCGCTGCGCCACCGCAATGGCTTGGGCATCACCTTGGGCAGTGGCGGCCGCCAGCAGCTGCGCCGCTTCATCCGGGGCCACAAAGCGTGCGCTGCCAAACACCACCACGGTGTTGTTGATGCCCTGAGCCGTCAGCTCCAGATCGGGTTTGAGCATCTCCAGCTGGAAACGGATGGAGCGGGTTTCGCGGCGGCTCAAAAACTCGGGATCGGCAAAGGCGAGGCGGTAGGAATCGCGCTTGGCGGCTTGCTCTGCCGGCATTTCGTTACCGAACAGGTTCCAGTCATGCGCCATGACTTGTTCGTCGAGTTGGGTGTTGGCGTCCATGGTCTTCTCCAGCTTTCTCAATGCCGGTGCCCAGCAGGCAGCAGCGTTCACAAAAAACACGAGCAGCGCAAGCGGGGCCTGCGCTGCTACTGAATATAGAGCGATTTGGGCACGCTGCTGGTGCAATACTTCAAAAAATAGGTATCAGCGTGGGGCCCAGAGTGCCTGGCCGGTCGCCAGTCCCAAGGCGGTGAGTGCCAGCGAGCCCAGCAGGTGCAGACTGCATTGCAGCAGTGCCAAGCCATAGCGCTGAGCCTGCAGCATGGATACCGTTTCCGCCGAGAAGCTGGAGAACGTGGTGAGCGCCCCCAGAAAGCCGGTGATCAGCACCAGACGCCAGACCGGGTCTATGCCGGGCGAGTTCTGGAACAGAGCCACCAGCAACCCAATGGCGTAGCCGCCCACCAGGTTGGCCGCCAAGGTGCCCCAGGGCAGCAGCGCATGCGGCTGGTTGAGCCAGCGACCCAATTGCCAACGTGCCAGAGCGCCCAGGCAGGCGCCAATCGATATGCCAATAACATTCCACATGGCAGGCAGCTTAGCAGGGAGTGGCTGTTTGCGTGAAGAACCGAGCTCAGCCCTGGGAGGCATTCCTGCTCAGCGCGTTTGCACAATGTCCTGCCAGGCGGCATAGGCGGCCAGCACGGCGGCGCGCTGCACGGTATGGGCAAACACCAGTGCATCGCCCACCACCGTCTGGTCGGGGAACTCGGTGATCAGGCTCACGGGAGTGAGCCCGTCGTTATCGACCTGCATGGTGCAGGGCGTGCCATGCCGCAGCGCAAACGGCTGGCGACCGGAGTGGCTTTGGTACAGCGCCAATTGGCGGCGGTTGTACTCTGGCAAGCCCTCAACCCGCAGCAAGGCCAGCGCCACTTGCTCGGCAAGCGCTTCTGCCTGGGGCTGCCAGTCTTCGTGGTAGCGCAGTATCAGAAAAAAACCTTTAGGAATGGTCCACAGGTCAAAGCCTTGCGGCACATAGCCCGACAAGGGACGCGTCCATTCATGCGCCGGGTAGCCATGCAGGCTCAGGTGCAACTGCGCAGCACTGGCGGCAACCGCATCTCGCCGCACGGCGCCCTCCCACCAGGGCGCATGGTCGCGGTAGGCCAGGTCATCGCCCAATGCGGTGTAGCGCGTAGCATGGTGCATCTGCTCAGGGGCGTAGCGGCAATACCACTGGTGCAGGTCATAACCGTCCGGGTTTTCAATGGGGATGTAGGCGAAGTGGCTGTCTGCCTGCTGGGCCAGTGCCAGCGCGCCGCGCAAGGCCCCGGTGACGCCCGATATCTCATTGGCATGCTGGCCGCCGCTCAGCACGACGGGGTGCTGGCTGCCTTTTTTATAGGTCGCGGCAATGCTGCGGCCCTGCACGCTTTGGCTGCTGCAGGCGATTCCGTAGGCGTCGAAGAGCGGCTGGACCAGCGCGTGCATCTGGTCCAGGCTCGGTGCACGCTGCAACTGCGCGGCATTGGTATCTGCATCGGCGATGTTGTTGGGGCTGAATGCGGCCGGTGGCAGGCGGTCATGTCCCTCCGGCAGCGGCTCGGACAGCGGCAGGGCACGGATCTGCAGATCGATGACCTGCAGCTCCAGAGGCTGGGATTGCGCAGCCATGCGAATGTCCGGCACGATCTGGCCGGGCTGCAGGCGGCGGTCACCGGCTGCGCGGCCGGACAGCTTTTGGAAGTGCTCCAGCAGCGAGAAGTACAGATCCTCGTGCATGGCCTCTGGCGTGCTCATGGTCTCGCCAGTGGCGGCAATCGCCTGCTCAAAACCCGGCAGTTGCATGGCAATGTGCAGGCGGCCAAAAAACGGCTCAGTCTGCGGCCAGGCATGCTGCGCAATAGCCTGCATGGCCTGGGCATAGGCTGCTTCATAGTCGCTGAGCAAGGCGGCATCGTGCACGAGTTCCCCCTCGTCATTGTGCGCCTGCTGCCAGCCGCAGGGGGTGATGCCGCTACCGCCATGTGCGGACTGGAAGGCCCGGTTGGGTGCGAACACGCGCAGCTTGTGGCTGCGCCCATCCTGGTAGTGCAGTTGAAGATCGTAGGTGCTGTTGTGCTGGCCGGCCTGCATTTGCAGCGCTGCACCGGGCGGCAGCATGGCGGCCAGCGGGTAGGCTTCCAGCATGAAGCGGTTGGGCGCGGCATCCGCATGCAGCGGGTAGTGCAGATGCAGGCTTTGCAGACCGGCGGTGTCCAGGTCCTCCAGCACCGCATGCACCAGGGGTTTGTAAGCGCTGTGAATGCGGGCGCGGACGCCCAGCTGGGCCAGTTGCTGCTCGGCGGCCCGCCGCGCGGCGAGGCCCTCAAAACACCAGAGCTGCCACAGCAGATCGGGCTGCGGTTGGGCAAGGCGCTCCGCGACCCAGTGGGTGAGCGTGCGGTCTATGGTGCTGGAGAGCAGAAGCGTCATGGCGAGGCCTGGGGTGAGGATGCGTGTGATCCAGCAGCATAGAACAAGCCTGCTGTTCTTGCTGTCACCCGGCCCTTATTCCCGCATGCGACTGATCCGTGGGACTCGGTTAGCCGTCTATCGCCATCCTGGGTTCAGGCGTCGTTGGCATCAGGGCTGGCAGAAACGATGCGGCTCAGGCTGGGCGGCACATCCTTGCCCATGCGACGGTCGCGGAACAGCGCAGCGCGCATCAAAAAGATGTTCGTGATGGGCACGGCCACCGACAACAGCACAGCAATCAGCAAAGTGTGAAAGCTGGGCTTGTGCGACTGCAGGCTGAAAAAGAGCACCGAGCTCCAGACAATCAGCCAGCAGCCGGCGCAGGCAATGATCGATGGGGTATGCACGCGCTCGTAGTAGCTGGGCAGGCGAAACAGGCTGAGCGCACCAATCAAGGTGACCAAGGTGCCAGCCAGCACCAGCACCGATACGACGATCTGCACCCAGATCGGCAGGTTGATTTCCGTCATTCGATCACCTCCCCGCGCAGCAGGAACTTGGCCATGGCCGTCGAGCTGACAAAGCCGAACAGCGCGATGAGCAGCGCGGCCTCAAAGTAATTGACCGATGCATAGTGGATGCCCAGCACTAGCATGGCGAGCATGCCGATCAGGTACATGCAGTCCAGTGCCAGCACGCGGTCCTGGGCCTGCGGCCCTTTGAGCAGGCGGATCATCGCAAACAACATGGCCAGCAGCAAAATGAAAAGGGCTGCCGGCATGGTCCAGGCAAGAATGATGTTCATTCGAAAATCTCCATGAGGGGCCGTTCATAGAAGGCCTTGATGTGGTCGATGACGCCCTGGGGGTCATCCGCCTCCAGCACATGCAACAGCAGGATGGATCTGTCGCGCGATATCTCGGCCCAGGCGGTGCCCGGGGTGATACAGACGATCATCGCGAGCACGGCCAAGCCGTTGGGATCCCGCAGCTGCAAGGGAACATGCACAAAGCCGGCGGGTTTCTTGCGGCTGCCCGGCATCAGCAGCAGGCGCAGCACCGCAGCATTGGATTGCACCGAATCAGCCGCAACCCGCAGGCCCAGGCGAAGGATGGTGCCGGGCTTTTTGATGCTGACCGAGCGCGGACGCAGGCCTTGGGTGAGCATGGGAATCAGCCATCCCAGCAGCACGCCGAGGATGATCTGCCCGGGGCTGGCACTGCGGTTGAGCAGCAGCCACACCAGGCACAGGAGCACGGAAAGCAGGGGCGCAGGGAAAAGCCGCTTCATGGCGTGCTACCTCCGTCGTTGGGTGCATCCAGCGCAGGCGCGGACTCGGGCAGGGTGGCAGGTACCTCGGCTGCGCCCGCAGGCTTGGATGTGGGGGAGGGCTTGGGATCGGTCTCCAGCACGGCGCGGATGTAGTTGCCTGGCGAATGGAGGTTGTCGGCTGCACGCTGGGTGTAGCGCATCACGCTGGCGCCATGGGTCACCATCAGAATGCAGCACCCCAGCAAGACGGCCAGAGGCAGGCCCTCGATCACCTTGAGCTCCGGTGTGCCGCGGCTGATGCTGGACCAGAACTCGCGAATGCCGATGCGCACCAGCGCCATCAAGGCCATCAAGCCCGTAGAAATCAGCACGGCCATGAACAACCAACCCAGCCACCCCATCTGGGTGCCTGCCGAAGAGCCCAGGCCCAAAGGGTTGAGCAGCGCCGACAGCATCGCAAATTTACCGATGAACCCGGATAGCGGAGGCAGCCCGGAGATCACCAAGGTGCAGAGCATGAACGATAGCCCCAGGAATGCCATGGCCGCCGGAATGGCCCGGCCAATCAGCACTTCCTCGTCCTCGTCCAGGTTCAAGCCGTCGCGCGGCAGCAGCTCTGCGGTCAAAAACGGCGCCTCCTCATCTTCAAAGCGTACATTGGCGCCGTCCGTCGTTCGCCATCGCTCGATCAAATCGGTGATGAGGAACAGCGCCGCCACCGCCAAGGTGGAACTGGGCATGTAGTACAGCAAGGCGCTGGTCATCAGGTTCTGGCCAAAGCCGGCAGCGGCCAGCAAGGTGCCCGCAGACAGGATGGCCGCATAGCCAGCGACATAGCCCAGGCGCTGCGTGCCCAGGATGGAGACGGCTGCATAGAGCATGGTGGCCAGTCCGCCAAGGATCAGCCAGGCGCTGCCAAAATGGGCCGACGGCCCGGCCTCGCTGCTGAACATCAGGGTCCACAAGCGCACAATCGTGTAGATGCCGACCTTGGTCATCAGCGCGAATATGGCGCCGACCGGGGCCGTGGCCGAGCCATAGGCCGGCACCAGCCAGAAGTTGAGCGGCCAGACCGCCGCCTTGATCAGGAAGGCGGTTGCCAAAATGCCGGCCGCAGTATGCAGCAAGCCCCGGTCAGCGCTGCTGACGCTGGGGATGATGCGCGCCAGGTCAGCCATGTTCAAGGTGCCGGTGATGCCGTAGAGCATCGACACGCCAATCAGGAACAGCGACGACGCCGCCAGGTTGATGGCGATGTAGTGCAGGCCATGCTGCACCCGTGATTTGCCCGAGCCGTGCAGCAGCAAACCATAGGATGCCGCCAGCATGATCTCGAAGAACACAAACAGGTTGAACAGATCGCCAGTCAGGAAGGCGCCCGCCAAGCCCATCATCTGGAACTGGAACAGCGGATGGAAGTGCACACCCGCGCGGTGCCAGCGGGAGCCCGAGTACACGACGGCACACAAGGCCACCACACTGGTGGTCAGCAGCATCAAGGCCGAGAGCCGGTCGAGCACCAGCACAATGCCAAATGGCGCGGCCCAGTTACCCGACAGGTAGACACTCATCGAGGTGGCCATGCCATCCTGGTTGCTCCACTTGACCAGGGCCATGGCGACGACCAGGCCGATCAGGCAGGAGCTGATGTTCATCAGCAGTTTGGTGCGTTGGTACTTCTCGCCCAAGGTCAG contains the following coding sequences:
- a CDS encoding K+/H+ antiporter subunit F, yielding MNIILAWTMPAALFILLLAMLFAMIRLLKGPQAQDRVLALDCMYLIGMLAMLVLGIHYASVNYFEAALLIALFGFVSSTAMAKFLLRGEVIE
- a CDS encoding ABC transporter ATP-binding protein, which codes for MLEIKNISTHYGAICAVNDVSLHVNHGEIVSLIGSNGAGKTTLLMSVCGNPCATTGSIKFEGEELVGQSSHLIMRKGISISPEGRRVFKDLTVMENLQMGAFFLNKQEIAQGIDYVYGLFPRLKERADQRAGTMSGGEQQMLAIGRALMSKPRLLLLDEPTLGLAPLIIAQIFEIIKAVREQGVTVFLVEQNANQALQIADRGYVLETGKVTLEDTGVNLLRNQDIRKAYLGG
- the livG gene encoding high-affinity branched-chain amino acid ABC transporter ATP-binding protein LivG — its product is MSQSILKVEGLCMRFGGLLAVDQVALDVKPQEVFAIIGPNGAGKTTVFNCISGFYKPTSGTVSLDGQSIAGLASHQVANHGVVRTFQNVRLFKGMTVLENLLVAQHQQTKRNLLSGLFKTKAYRQAEEQAQERAVHWLDVMGLRAFSNREAGNLAYGHQRRLEIARCMITKPKLLMLDEPAAGLNPQEKVELQHLIDRLRREYGVTVLLIEHDMSLVMGVSERILVMEYGKPIALGVPEVIRNDERVIKAYLGES
- a CDS encoding TIGR00730 family Rossman fold protein → MDANTQLDEQVMAHDWNLFGNEMPAEQAAKRDSYRLAFADPEFLSRRETRSIRFQLEMLKPDLELTAQGINNTVVVFGSARFVAPDEAAQLLAAATAQGDAQAIAVAQRAVATSRYYDAARRFARLVAKFSETQKLEDRLYICTGGGPGIMEAANRGASEEHAPNVGMNITLPHEQSGNRYITPELCFKFHYFALRKMHLMMRAKALVVFPGGFGTMDELFEVLTLVQTHKAKSVPIVLFGVDYWTRMLNFDVMIEYGTISPENVKLFNITDDVHEACRLIQAYYQPA
- a CDS encoding Na+/H+ antiporter subunit E yields the protein MKRLFPAPLLSVLLCLVWLLLNRSASPGQIILGVLLGWLIPMLTQGLRPRSVSIKKPGTILRLGLRVAADSVQSNAAVLRLLLMPGSRKKPAGFVHVPLQLRDPNGLAVLAMIVCITPGTAWAEISRDRSILLLHVLEADDPQGVIDHIKAFYERPLMEIFE
- a CDS encoding monovalent cation/H+ antiporter subunit D; translation: MSLMTLTERLMPHLLLAPILLPMLTAALMLTLGEKYQRTKLLMNISSCLIGLVVAMALVKWSNQDGMATSMSVYLSGNWAAPFGIVLVLDRLSALMLLTTSVVALCAVVYSGSRWHRAGVHFHPLFQFQMMGLAGAFLTGDLFNLFVFFEIMLAASYGLLLHGSGKSRVQHGLHYIAINLAASSLFLIGVSMLYGITGTLNMADLARIIPSVSSADRGLLHTAAGILATAFLIKAAVWPLNFWLVPAYGSATAPVGAIFALMTKVGIYTIVRLWTLMFSSEAGPSAHFGSAWLILGGLATMLYAAVSILGTQRLGYVAGYAAILSAGTLLAAAGFGQNLMTSALLYYMPSSTLAVAALFLITDLIERWRTTDGANVRFEDEEAPFLTAELLPRDGLNLDEDEEVLIGRAIPAAMAFLGLSFMLCTLVISGLPPLSGFIGKFAMLSALLNPLGLGSSAGTQMGWLGWLFMAVLISTGLMALMALVRIGIREFWSSISRGTPELKVIEGLPLAVLLGCCILMVTHGASVMRYTQRAADNLHSPGNYIRAVLETDPKPSPTSKPAGAAEVPATLPESAPALDAPNDGGSTP
- a CDS encoding monovalent cation/H(+) antiporter subunit G; this encodes MTEINLPIWVQIVVSVLVLAGTLVTLIGALSLFRLPSYYERVHTPSIIACAGCWLIVWSSVLFFSLQSHKPSFHTLLIAVLLSVAVPITNIFLMRAALFRDRRMGKDVPPSLSRIVSASPDANDA
- the crcB gene encoding fluoride efflux transporter CrcB → MWNVIGISIGACLGALARWQLGRWLNQPHALLPWGTLAANLVGGYAIGLLVALFQNSPGIDPVWRLVLITGFLGALTTFSSFSAETVSMLQAQRYGLALLQCSLHLLGSLALTALGLATGQALWAPR
- a CDS encoding peptidase M14 codes for the protein MTLLLSSTIDRTLTHWVAERLAQPQPDLLWQLWCFEGLAARRAAEQQLAQLGVRARIHSAYKPLVHAVLEDLDTAGLQSLHLHYPLHADAAPNRFMLEAYPLAAMLPPGAALQMQAGQHNSTYDLQLHYQDGRSHKLRVFAPNRAFQSAHGGSGITPCGWQQAHNDEGELVHDAALLSDYEAAYAQAMQAIAQHAWPQTEPFFGRLHIAMQLPGFEQAIAATGETMSTPEAMHEDLYFSLLEHFQKLSGRAAGDRRLQPGQIVPDIRMAAQSQPLELQVIDLQIRALPLSEPLPEGHDRLPPAAFSPNNIADADTNAAQLQRAPSLDQMHALVQPLFDAYGIACSSQSVQGRSIAATYKKGSQHPVVLSGGQHANEISGVTGALRGALALAQQADSHFAYIPIENPDGYDLHQWYCRYAPEQMHHATRYTALGDDLAYRDHAPWWEGAVRRDAVAASAAQLHLSLHGYPAHEWTRPLSGYVPQGFDLWTIPKGFFLILRYHEDWQPQAEALAEQVALALLRVEGLPEYNRRQLALYQSHSGRQPFALRHGTPCTMQVDNDGLTPVSLITEFPDQTVVGDALVFAHTVQRAAVLAAYAAWQDIVQTR